From one Lycium barbarum isolate Lr01 chromosome 6, ASM1917538v2, whole genome shotgun sequence genomic stretch:
- the LOC132598823 gene encoding serine/threonine-protein kinase PEPKR2-like, with translation MENLGKKRKGVDISVICQKDVSQLTVVRSHLSLEDYSQRKKKSREIVVKHANFCRKNVITGVATAPPCGTARSRSPGRGLKRKIGCLDSATRLGRKKKIEQDYEMGEIIGRGKFGSVLLCRRKLSGEKHACKTLHKGEEIIHREVEIMQHLSGHPGVVTLKAVYEDAESFYLVMELCSGGRLLDQMARVGRYPEQQAADVIKDLMLVIRYCHEMGVVHRDIKPENVLLTTSGQVKVSDFGLAVRISDGQSLTGVVGSPAYVAPEVLLGDYTEKVDIWSVGVLLHALLVGLLPFQGDSLESIFSSIKEENLDFSGGAWESVSQPARDLLSCMMTRDVSARYSADEVLRHPWILFYTEPTLKNYARPIKSQLTATTRIEWERRNLTFSSLSDDFGSTLTSGSSSKMPEGDDSGFIDTLTVAVSHMNISEPKRSRICSPARTIDQECSSNIQANHLCTAF, from the exons ATGGAGAACTTGGGTAAGAAGAGAAAAGGGGTAGATATTTCAGTGATTTGTCAAAAGGATGTGAGTCAATTGACAGTAGTCAGGTCACATTTATCGCTGGAGGATTATTCTCAAAGGAAAAAGAAATCTAGGGAAATTGTGGTTAAACATGCAAACTTTTGTAGGAAGAATGTTATCACTGGAGTAGCTACTGCCCCCCCTTGTGGGACTGCACGTTCGCGCTCACCTGGACGAGGTCTTAAAAGGAAAATAGGTTGTCTTGATTCAGCCACTCGATTGGGGCGGAAAAAGAAGATTGAGCAGGACTACGAGATGGGAGAAATTATTGGACGAGGGAAATTTGGGTCTGTATTATTATGTCGGAGAAAGTTGAGTGGCGAAAAACATGCTTGCAAGACTCTGCATAAGGGGGAAGAGATCATTCACCGTGAAGTGGAGATAATGCAGCATCTCTCTGGGCATCCAGGTGTTGTGACACTAAAAGCTGTGTATGAGGATGCTGAATCTTTTTATCTTGTTATGGAACTTTGCTCAGGAGGAAGGCTGCTTGACCAAATGGCTAGGGTCGGGCGATATCCTGAGCAACAAGCTGCTGATGTGATCAAAGATCTCATGCTGGTTATTAGATACTGCCATGAGATGGGTGTTGTGCACAGGGACATAAAGCCCGAAAATGTCCTCCTTACAACCTCCGGACAAGTTAAGGTTTCAGACTTTGGGCTAGCTGTGAGAATTTCAGATG GTCAGAGCTTGACTGGTGTAGTTGGAAGTCCAGCTTATGTTGCTCCTGAGGTTCTGCTAGGTGATTACACGGAGAAAGTGGACATATGGAGTGTAGGTGTCCTCCTACATGCACTTTTGGTGGGCTTGCTCCCATTTCAAGGTGATTCTTTGGAATCTATATTCAGTTCGATTAAGGAGGAGAACCTTGATTTCAGTGGTGGAGCCTGGGAATCTGTATCACAACCAGCCCGTGATCTGCTTTCTTGTATGATGACAAGGGATGTTTCAGCAAGGTACAGTGCCGATGAAGTACTAA GGCATCCATGGATTTTATTTTACACAGAACCCACGTTGAAGAACTATGCAAGGCCAATTAAAAGCCAGCTGACTGCTACTACTAGGATAGAATGGGAGAGAAGAAACTTAACCTTTAGCTCTCTCAGTGATGACTTTGGTTCAACTTTAACATCTGGTAGTTCGTCTAAGATGCCTGAAGGTGATGACTCAGGTTTTATCGATACTCTCACAGTAGCCGTCTCCCACATGAATATATCGGAGCCAAAGAGAAGCAGAATATGCAGCCCAGCCAGAACAATCGACCAAGAATGTTCCTCTAATATACAAGCTAACCACCTCTGTACAGCATTCTGA